ttattatatattataaaaaatattaaattattatttttattaatattttgatttttgtatattttaaatttgcatttagtttattctatttttatttctattttttattgaagtttaatttatttttttaattgtttatttctttttacaaaattacaaataataattaaaggttattaaagttaatttaatttagaattatttatcttattaaaattataatttattttagaacagttatatttgaatttttcttttaatttatataaatcaattaatttatctctccatctctctctatctctctatttatattctctctctctctctctctctcaaactttCCCACACTCTCTCTCTTTCATCTCTATCTCTCTAAATATTGGTCGCACACTCCTTGTTACTCCCCCCATCTATATCTCAATTTATCTCTCAAACTTTCACACACACTCCTcgttctatctctatctccatctctgtctctcctccctctctcttctctgtATTtcctcctttatctctttcttgatccctttttctctatctttccatcccttcctctccctctctatctatatcttattatctctatctttctttgtgaactcatgtttggatccctataactAGATATGTTAGGTTTATTTTTTAAAGAATGGATATAATAATTAAGTATATTTTTTAATAGAATtatttctatttaaattttaatataatttcatttaaactaaatgaaatccttataattcattttattatatatattttgagataaaaaataattattaaaattgatatgtttctttaaaaaaataatttattttcaatattataaattataaaaaatgaaaaaactatttaaaatagatattttagtttttaaaatacaaagaaatccaaaaaaaaacattaaaaatccatcatccctaaaaatttgctcctataacaccaaatttCGTAAATAAATCATAATGTATATAAATAgtatttataatatattaaatttcaaaatataaagcttaactttacaaaaaccaagttttttttttaagaaaaaataataatcacttttgattggtgcactAATTGAATAAAGTGGAATAGTATTGCCTACAACAATTACTAATAATATGTAATCTAAAATTAGtagttaataattaaatttaagattaaatttattattaaaattataattatatatattttctaATTAAATTACGAACATGTTCTTAAGAAAAATGTATGTTTTCACTAtagtttttatattatattataattgttaatattattttattgaagtgagagtTGTCGTTAATATTATAGAAATATaactaaaaaatataattttgaaataacaatagtttaaaattatattaattaagaattgcaacaaatattttaattacaatattATGCAAGTGTAGGAGACAATTGTTATAATTATAATTctatcatttttaattaaattagcattatattttttagaaaaatatatcattcctataatattaatattttttataatataattatttatattattttgttgaAGAAAAAGTTATAGCTAGTCTATTAGGGTTATATGATTTTTCCTTTGTCTTCTAATTTTTGGCATTTGTTTTGTGTCATACAACAAACAGTGCAAAACTTTTTAGGTTTAAAAATGGCCATGAGTAGCTCCATGCTAGTAGTTGCTACTTTGACATCTGGCATGAATGGTTCCACCAAACAAGTAAGCACAAAGATTTGTTTCCTAAAGTTTTTTAAATGAGGTATGCCTTTAGATAATTTTAATCTAATATAGATACTCACATACTATTCATAAAAGTAAAATAAAAGTAagagttataattaatattacataaatataattaaaataatataattttataataacattgattgaaaattataataattaaaaatcactacaaatatttttattacaatattacTCACTGTTATATGGCACTTGTTTCAATATTCTTTTATGTTCTGAATATCTATTTTAAGTAAATAAATATTGAACGGAGAATAGGAAAAATCAAATGATTGCTATTGTTCGATTGCGTTTGCATTTCGATTTCTGTGGTAGTCCGTCATTTGATAGGGAAGCTGAAATAGGAAAAATCAAATGATCTGGTATTGTTCGATTGGGCTTCCATTTCGATTTCTGTGGTAGTCCATTATTTGATAGGTAAGCTGAAATAGGAAAAAGCAAATGATCTGGTATAGTTCAATTGGGTTTGCATTTCGATTTCTGCGGTAGTCTGTTATTTGATACGTGGTTTGCATTTAAAGAATCTAAGACGATGAATACACAAGCATTCCAAAGCCATTCATGTGCTGAAAGAGTGCTGTTACCACACACGGTAGACCTAACAAAGACTCACGACTTGTGATGTAAATCAAACCAAGATCTAAGTTATCCCTTTCCTTGCAGGTAGCAACTTGGTAGTAATCAGAATAGTTCCTAATATAGTATAAACGGGCATTATTTAACGCTCACTCATCTCCTTCACTCATACCTTAGGTCTCTTTCCCTAATTCACATTTGACTGAATCTTAGTTAGGCTCTAATTCTAATGAGATCAATGGCTCGACCAGGTCAAAATCTTCATGTGAAAAATTTGGTCTTGGTGGCCTTATATTTGGTCATCATGGCAGTTGAAGCCCAGTTAATCACATCCAGTAACAGATATCTTAGGGCTTCTACAATATCTCTGGCCTCTACTCAGGGTAGTAATGGAAGAAGTTTTGGCGTACAAAATTATGGTGCAGTGGGTGATGGAGAGCACGACGATACTGAGGTCCTCTTATCATTTATCCTCTTGTTCCTAACATTAAGATCTTATTTACTGCCACTTTAACAGTTTCTATCTTGAGTAACAGAAAGTTTACATCTTATTATTAAGGACTCCAAAATCTTATGTCTTATTAAAATTCTAATGGTTTTCAGGCGTTTACTCGTGCATGGAATGATGCTTGTAAAGCGTCGTCTGCAACTTTGAATGTGCCAGGTGGCAAGACTTTTCTGGTCAACAATCTAAAATTCCAGGGACCGTGTCAGCCTGGTTTCACATTTCAGGTGTAAAATTTGAACATAACCCTAAAGGATTCAAAACCAATGGATTTAATACATCTCATTTTGTCGAAAAATTGTATAGTTCTATGCTATTTGTATTTGTAGTAAGAATAGTAATCCTTCTTCAAAGTTTACCAAACTCTAGATTAATTCTATGTTTGATCCTCATTCTGTAATTTTGTGCAGTGATTCGAGAATATCGTAGTAACTCCtgacaattttttaatttttattttactagGTCGATGGAACTATTGTTGCCCCAGAAAATCCGAGCAGCTGGAAGAGCACATATGTGTGGTTGTTGTTCGAGCATCTTCAACAATTTACATTGACAGGGAAGGGCACTATTGACGGAAAAGGAAGTAATTGGTGGGGTAAACATAAAAGTAGACCAACGGTTAGTAACCATTTACACTGCTGAACTTCTCTTGTGTGTTTCTAGTTTCTGATACAGAATATATGTAAAATACTACCTAAACTAGAACCTTAATATATGTAAAATTTTACCTAAACCAGCCCAGTAAGGTTCTAGTTTGAATTTTCAAACAGAATTTGCAGATGaatgaggaaaaataaataaaGCCTGTAAAAACGgagttatttttttaattaacttACAATAAAGCAAGCAACAGCTGTTTTTCAATACACAGGAATAAAACAGAAAGCAGCGAGTATCTTCcataaagcatgaataaaaatAGGTCCGTAAAGCATGGGAAAAAACTACTTACATGCGCTAAAATTATAGATGCATATCATATGACTTTCTTTTTTCCACAGGCCATTCAATTCAATGATGTGAAAGGGAGTGCACTGAGTGGACTGAAGGTGACAAACAGTCCTCAATTTCATGTCACATTGACAAATTGTGACAGTGTCCAGATCGTGGGTATTACCATTCAGGCACCAGAAAGCAGCCCAAACACTGATGGAATTGATACGTTCCAATCCACAAACATAGTCATAAAAGATTCCACTATTGGAACAGGTAAAGGAATGAGGAAGTGGCaaatattttcattttcagattttgttTCAAATAAACTGTTTGAATTTCCAAGGGTGAATTGTCTTAGTGATAAATATTTTGGATCATAAATAGTTTGGATTATATTTCATGATTCATCAGTAACATTCTTTGATTACCAAAGTACACTCTATGATACATCAATGATTTTATTTGATTACAAGTTAAAAAACTGATAAAAGAAAATGGATGCGactattataattaaaaaaattcatatcATAGATTAATTATGATCTCAGATTTTTTCTTTTAttcttaaatataatattaaatagcAGAGATTATATGTGAATAGAGAAATATGAGTACATGGAAGTTTGATGACTGCAGGAGATGACTGTGTGGGGATAGGTGATGGGTCTTCAAATATTAACATCAATGATATCACATGCGGTCCAGGCCATGGAATAAGGTGATTAACGCTCTAAATAAACACAAATCCCTTAACAGCTAATAATAATTTATGTCTGTCTAAATATGTTAGGCATGAGAAATTCTTTATATTATTTGTATAATTTTGCAGCATTGGAAGTCTTGGAAGAGGAAACACGAAAGCAGATGTCCATTCGATTCACGTGAACGGCGCCAAGTTGACATCAACAACGAATGGATTAAGAATCAAGACATGGCCGGTATAATAATTATTTCAATAATCTCAAATTAAATCATTGCTGttttaaaaataacataaaaaaaaaaaacttctgtaTGCTGAGGATAGATGAAATATAGAATTGCAATAAAGGAGAACTACAAGAatcattgtttatttttattttcatggtaTTTTCAATAGGTTACACTATTTGAAATGTTCATTGACAAACTGTCTATGATATAACAGGGGGGTTCTGGCGTGGCAAGTGATATAACATATGACAATGTCCAGATGGAAGACGTAAGCAACCCAATAATAATTAACCAATTCTACTGCGACACAGGGGACACTGGGTCTGGTTGCAAGTCTCAGGTAGACATCTGATCTAAATCCTTAATTAAACTCAGTTTTTGCTTTCAATACAACTGAGATCTGATTCGGAGTTCACCTTTTCATTTGATGTAGGGTTCTGCTGTGAAAATCAGTAATGTAGAATACAGTAATATCAGGGGCACATCAGCAACAGAAGACGGAATCACATTGTCGTGCAGCCAAAGCGGATCTTGCACGGGCATAAAAATGGAGAAAATAGATTTGGTAACTGGCTCAGGGGCGCAAGCCTCTTGTAATGCCCAAAACGTACAGGGTGGAAATTCGATTCCTTCACGTTGTCTGGGCAACAATGGCCAATGATATAACAGAGCTGTGAAGCTGTCTCTAATGCAGTAACCTCTTTCTTAATTCCCTGAAAAGTAATGTAGTCTTCAGAACAGTTAGCAATTAACAAGTTGGATCTCCGCTGATGGAAAAAGCCATTGGCTTTAATATTTTTCTTGTCATTTCTTTTCCAAAGATAATGGGAACGGGAATGTACCTAAATTTTTTTAGTTAAACTTAAATGTTCGAGTACACTCATTTGCATGGCAAatcttaatttaaaaataattaaatttatttcgcAATTTTTTCACATTATTAAAAAGTTCTCCTGAGAGAATTATTGATTGATATATAAAAACAAGACAACTTTTTTTTGGGAAGCATCCATTTGTTCTCAAAATTAAAAGAATTGGATTTAACAAATTCATGGTATGGGAAAGAAACTGTTTACTTGGGAAAAAATTTCTTGATTTGACTCATCAATCAAACTCTGTCGATTAGAAACATTCTTTGAAGGGTAGAAAGAAAGCTAAATTGCCGCAAACagtaagaaataacaaaacataaaaaaacaagtgACGGTTTATATTAATGCCCTTTGCCAAAGCAAAGTTGTCAGTGCTCTCTTTTTCATTATACATTCATAAGAACAGAGTATTCCTGTCTTGTTCAAAAAATTTCATTGCATTCCCTTTCAAAACAAAGTTTTATCCAAGGCTATAGGAGAAGCTTCTAGAAAACGCACCAAAAAATGGACAATTCTAGGTTCATCGAAGAGTGTAAAAGAAGAAATAAATGTCTTGGTTGGAGTAGATGAACAAAATGCAGCAAGGGAAATTAAATGTGCATAGGTGGAAgtccacatatgccaacaatcccccttaaTCTTCACTGTCGTATATATTCGCAATACCAATTTCTTCCCAACGATGCTCAAAAACATTCTTTGCAAgcggctttgtgaaaatatcttctAGTTGTTCTTCTGACCTACAAAACCAAATATATATGTCAACATTGTTCATCAATTCCAGAATATAATGATATCTTGTATCAATATGCTTGCTTCGTTTATGATAGAGCTGATTTTTTGATAAAGAAATTGCTTAATTATTATGACAATAATTTTTTGTAGGTTCTTCTTGTGGATGCCTCAAATCTGAAAGTACTCTTCTCATCCATACTGCTCGACAAGCTTCTGAtgtggctgcaacatattccgcttcaGTTGACGAGAGTGTcacaattggttgtttctttgatgctcaaGAGATAGCACCCGATCCTAGATGAAAGATATATCTTGAattgctttttctatcatccatgctACCTCCCTAGTCACTATCCATATATCCAATCAATTTGTAATCATTGGAAGATGTATACAAAATTCCAAAGCTCTTTATTCCAGCTATATACCTTAAAACTCTTTTTCCAACTTTCCAACATGATTCCATTGGTTTGTCCATAAGAATCGAGAAATGAGACTAACCccatacatgatatctagtcttaTGACGGTTAAATTCATGATGCTGCCAACTATTCTATTGAATAAGGTTGAATCAATACACAAACTTTTCTCATCGATGCTAAGTTTTAAACCCAATGCAACTGGTTTAGGGGTTGGTTTCACATTTGTCATCTTAAATCTCTTCAGTAAATCATTAGTATATCTCTATTTATATTGACATATaaaaatgccttgatcatttttacttacctcTATCCCAAGAAACTATCTCATGAGCCTCATCAAATTCTCTTTCCATGGCTGCCTTGAATGAGTTAATTGACATGTTACTTGTGAGTATCAAATCATCTACATGCAAACAACTATCAATATATCTCTTTCATCATTCACTTTGACATACAAAGTTGGTTCATTGCCACACTTGCTAAACCCATtgttcacaaaataagaatccATCATACTGTAccagctctaggagcttgcttcaagccATACAGTGTCTTTTTAAGTTTGTCCACTTTATGTTATCTCCCAAAACTTCATAATCGGGTGGTTGatttatatacacttcttctttcaaaaatgccattcaagaatgttgatttaatgtccatttTGTAAACCTTCCAATTATTTTGAGCTGATATAGATAAGACCATTCTAATGGCATCTgatcttgccacaggtgcaaaagtttcaatGTAGTCTATGCTTGGCtgttgtgtgaagcctttagctaATAGCCTTGCCTTTTTTTTTTGTACTTTCCCATTAGCATTATACTTTGTGTTGTAAACCCATTTAACTTCAATCACTTCCTTTCCTTTAGGAAGCTCTACTAGATCCCAACTTTGATTCTTTTCTATTGACCAAATTTCTTTATTCGTGGTTGTAATATATTTGTCATCTTTAATGGCATCTTCGAAATAAATTGGATCATCTTGtgttaagaatgcaaaattagagcgtaaatcatcatttttggcctcttgtATTTCATCATATATCTCCCTTAGACTTCATTTCTTCTTTGAAGTGTTTATGGACCTTTATCTTAGTGATGCAAATGTTGGATTAGAAGACTCACTACTATTATTACTTGCTGGAGTAGTAGGAATTGGAATGGTATGTGCCCTTGTAGGTGTTGTAGGAACATTTGTTTGTGTAGATGGATTCACAACTTGAGTTTCATTCTCTTGTGGAGCAGTAGCTGCAATTATAGTTGGTTTATCTATGCTTCCATCCCATGATTCTTCTTAAACTGTAGCAACAAATTCAACATCATGGCTTATTATCAGCTTCTCTTTTATAGGATTGTATATCTTATATGCCTTGGATTGTTCAATGTATCCCACAAATATGCACTTCTCTCCTCTATCATATAGTTTCTTTCTAAACTCTTGAGGTATCAATAAGTATGCCACACACCCAAAAACTCTCATATGCTCTACATTATGGTTCCTTTTGCTCCAAGCTTCTTATGGTGTTTTATTTACCACTAATTTTGTTGGACATCTATTTAATATGTATACCAAACATGCAACTGATTCATCCCAATACTCATTTGGTAGATGTTTTTCTTTTACCATATTTCGTGTCATTTCCATAATTGTTATATTCTTTCTCTTCGCTATTCCATTTTTTTGAGTGTACCTTGTTGTAAATTATTTTCTTATGCCAATTTCTttgcaaaaattctaaaaatcacttGAGATGTATTCACCACCTTAATTACTTCTCAATGTTTTGATATAGTAACcgctttatttttcatattttgcatTGAACTCTTTAAAATTAGGAaatacattttatttatatttcaaaaaataaacccatacTTTCCTACTAAAATGGTCAATA
The window above is part of the Cryptomeria japonica unplaced genomic scaffold, Sugi_1.0 HiC_scaffold_467, whole genome shotgun sequence genome. Proteins encoded here:
- the LOC131070532 gene encoding polygalacturonase-like, with the translated sequence MRSMARPGQNLHVKNLVLVALYLVIMAVEAQLITSSNRYLRASTISLASTQGSNGRSFGVQNYGAVGDGEHDDTEAFTRAWNDACKASSATLNVPGGKTFLVNNLKFQGPCQPGFTFQVDGTIVAPENPSSWKSTYVWLLFEHLQQFTLTGKGTIDGKGSNWWGKHKSRPTAIQFNDVKGSALSGLKVTNSPQFHVTLTNCDSVQIVGITIQAPESSPNTDGIDTFQSTNIVIKDSTIGTGDDCVGIGDGSSNININDITCGPGHGISIGSLGRGNTKADVHSIHVNGAKLTSTTNGLRIKTWPGGSGVASDITYDNVQMEDVSNPIIINQFYCDTGDTGSGCKSQGSAVKISNVEYSNIRGTSATEDGITLSCSQSGSCTGIKMEKIDLVTGSGAQASCNAQNVQGGNSIPSRCLGNNGQ